Proteins found in one Vallitalea guaymasensis genomic segment:
- a CDS encoding YraN family protein: MENSNNRAIGSKGEEIAAKFLEKQGYKIIDRNYRCRFGEIDIIGMDSDYLTFIEVKYRRNINTGYPIEAVGYYKQKRIIKTAMYYTKVKRLYNVDIRFDVVEIVNNKIRVVKDAFKCN, from the coding sequence ATGGAAAACAGTAATAATAGAGCTATAGGCAGCAAAGGTGAAGAAATAGCTGCAAAATTTTTAGAAAAACAAGGCTATAAGATTATTGATAGAAATTATAGATGTAGATTCGGTGAAATAGATATAATTGGAATGGATTCAGATTATCTGACATTCATTGAGGTTAAATATAGAAGAAACATCAATACAGGATATCCCATAGAGGCAGTTGGATACTACAAACAGAAACGGATAATAAAAACAGCTATGTATTATACAAAAGTCAAACGGTTGTATAATGTGGATATCAGGTTTGATGTAGTAGAAATAGTTAATAATAAGATAAGGGTAGTCAAAGACGCATTTAAATGTAATTAA
- a CDS encoding EscU/YscU/HrcU family type III secretion system export apparatus switch protein, with protein sequence MDRRKIKKVAALKYDINETAPTVIAKGKGIVADKILEKADEQELPIYKDEKLVESLTKLDIGDMIPPELYQIVAEILVFVSDLDDIYKSI encoded by the coding sequence GTGGATAGAAGAAAAATTAAGAAAGTGGCTGCATTAAAATATGATATTAATGAAACTGCTCCAACAGTTATTGCTAAGGGTAAAGGAATAGTAGCTGATAAAATTCTTGAAAAAGCAGATGAACAAGAATTGCCTATCTATAAGGATGAGAAATTAGTTGAAAGTCTGACTAAATTAGATATAGGGGATATGATACCACCTGAGCTCTATCAAATAGTAGCAGAAATTTTAGTGTTTGTAAGTGATCTGGATGATATTTATAAATCTATTTAA
- a CDS encoding flagellar hook-length control protein FliK: protein MRINYNKQINKRIDISKISKVNSRDFNKGQTIKGEILDIKQKNIIIKLASGAELTAKLTDQMEFNIGQKVLFQVKESNLEQVLLKPILDEGYSPKSNKLYQILEEAGVPINEKNTEIVEKLLSNNMQVDKEFINKILTLSRQFKDTSVDKLILLVKNNIPVTSENINQLDNYSNNNHSIKQEIISLANQIIDDKGLDIDIKNRLINILMNNESDNVSNDKLINVIENNSSKEQELKVDIPVINKNTNDVVDFRLGDILSREGIEELKKELDNTYLLKDNNTLNLSKDLSLQKLLGDIFSLEIGEKDKETLSNIITNKLLKSAVDKNIFLDRGALENPKLINDYFNDVYEKIINIIKLTQGLTEGKQSNISKDATKVKNNIEFINNLNNNFNYVQLPFKFGNKLLNSELYIFENKKELRKRSNPNSISALLRLDYVNLGHIDVYINKQVNNVECKFYVEDEEKKKIIDDYIINLHKRLRSFDINVTGLIVINNKKDFNFVEDFLQRKNNANSVKRYSFDMRV, encoded by the coding sequence ATGCGGATTAATTATAATAAACAAATAAACAAGAGGATAGATATTTCTAAAATTTCTAAAGTCAATAGTAGAGATTTTAACAAAGGTCAAACCATAAAAGGAGAAATACTTGATATAAAACAAAAGAATATTATTATAAAGTTAGCAAGTGGTGCTGAACTTACAGCTAAATTAACTGATCAGATGGAGTTTAATATTGGTCAGAAGGTTTTATTTCAAGTAAAGGAATCCAATCTGGAACAAGTTCTTCTGAAGCCTATATTAGATGAAGGTTATAGTCCTAAGAGTAATAAATTATATCAGATATTAGAAGAAGCGGGCGTACCAATAAATGAAAAAAATACTGAAATAGTAGAAAAACTTTTAAGTAACAATATGCAGGTTGATAAGGAATTCATAAATAAGATTCTAACATTATCAAGGCAATTTAAAGATACTAGTGTTGATAAGCTAATTCTACTAGTTAAAAATAATATACCTGTTACTAGTGAAAATATTAATCAGCTAGATAATTATTCAAATAATAATCATTCCATCAAGCAGGAGATAATTAGTTTGGCTAATCAAATAATTGATGATAAAGGTCTTGATATTGATATTAAAAATAGATTAATTAATATTCTGATGAACAATGAATCGGATAATGTTAGTAATGATAAGCTTATTAATGTAATAGAAAATAACTCTTCAAAAGAACAGGAATTAAAAGTTGACATTCCTGTTATTAATAAGAATACTAATGATGTAGTTGATTTTAGATTAGGAGATATTTTATCTAGAGAGGGTATTGAAGAATTAAAAAAAGAATTAGATAATACATATTTATTAAAAGACAATAATACACTGAATCTATCAAAAGATTTATCATTGCAGAAATTGCTTGGGGATATATTTTCCCTTGAAATCGGAGAAAAAGATAAAGAAACTCTTAGTAATATTATCACTAACAAATTATTAAAAAGCGCAGTAGATAAAAACATCTTCCTTGATAGGGGTGCTTTAGAAAACCCAAAATTGATTAATGATTATTTTAACGATGTATATGAAAAGATTATTAACATAATTAAACTTACTCAAGGATTAACTGAAGGTAAACAAAGCAATATATCAAAAGATGCTACGAAAGTAAAAAATAATATTGAGTTTATTAACAACCTTAATAATAATTTTAACTATGTTCAATTACCTTTCAAATTTGGAAATAAGTTATTAAATAGTGAATTATACATTTTTGAGAATAAGAAAGAATTAAGAAAAAGAAGTAACCCTAATTCTATATCGGCATTACTTAGACTTGACTATGTTAATCTCGGTCATATTGATGTCTATATTAACAAACAGGTCAACAATGTTGAATGTAAGTTCTATGTTGAAGATGAAGAGAAGAAAAAGATTATTGATGATTATATTATCAATTTACATAAGAGATTAAGGAGTTTCGATATAAATGTAACTGGACTTATCGTTATTAATAATAAAAAGGACTTTAATTTTGTTGAAGATTTCTTACAAAGAAAAAATAATGCTAATAGTGTTAAAAGATATTCATTTGATATGAGAGTATAG
- a CDS encoding ribonuclease HII, whose protein sequence is MTNMTISDIKDMLSNVPVCYLEDKLDELKSDERLGVKKLIDKYEKKIEAYEKEVERIIQMKAYENKYPDKKYICGIDEVGRGPLSGPVVSAAVILPKDVNILYINDSKKLTEAKREELYDIIMEKAIAVSVGMANVDVIDDINILNATYESMISAIDSLEIKPDMILVDAVTIPRVKIPQEPIIKGDAKSISIAAASIIAKVYRDRLMKDYDQLFPEYKFAKNKGYGTQEHIEALKEHGPCPIHRKSFIKSIL, encoded by the coding sequence ATGACAAATATGACAATTTCCGATATAAAAGATATGTTGAGTAATGTTCCCGTATGTTATTTAGAAGACAAACTAGATGAATTAAAGTCTGATGAAAGATTGGGAGTTAAAAAATTAATAGATAAGTACGAAAAAAAGATAGAAGCTTATGAAAAAGAAGTTGAACGTATTATTCAAATGAAAGCTTATGAAAATAAGTATCCTGATAAAAAATACATATGTGGAATAGATGAAGTTGGTAGAGGACCTCTATCTGGACCAGTTGTTAGTGCCGCAGTAATTCTCCCTAAAGATGTAAATATACTATACATAAATGATTCCAAAAAATTAACAGAAGCTAAAAGAGAAGAATTATACGATATTATAATGGAAAAGGCTATAGCTGTAAGCGTAGGTATGGCTAATGTAGATGTTATTGATGATATTAATATTCTTAATGCTACTTATGAATCCATGATATCTGCTATTGATAGTCTAGAAATAAAACCAGATATGATATTAGTTGATGCAGTAACAATCCCAAGAGTTAAAATACCTCAAGAACCTATTATAAAAGGTGATGCCAAAAGTATTTCAATTGCAGCTGCAAGTATAATTGCTAAAGTATATAGAGATAGATTAATGAAAGATTATGACCAGCTTTTCCCTGAATACAAGTTTGCTAAAAACAAAGGGTATGGTACACAAGAACATATAGAAGCACTGAAAGAACATGGACCTTGTCCAATACATAGAAAATCTTTTATTAAATCTATATTATAA
- a CDS encoding HD domain-containing protein: protein MNNLIELFEEFDVHLLNDKKPSEYFDGLLLHEKEYIDTYPLKILLDLKKVEQNPMYHPEGNVYNHTMEVVDRAAEIKELSKDKKVFMWAALLHDVGKITTTKIRKGRIISYDHDKHGEEIARNYLLTFMEDDLFVNEVVKLVRWHMQPLFVCKELPFSQVGKMINETSITEVALLSLCDRTGRGRISKDEKNKQMLFIIKFLTICRKKVNNKQEINRIDEIKSYLINEIDRNKD from the coding sequence ATGAATAATCTTATAGAGCTATTTGAAGAATTTGACGTACATTTATTGAATGATAAAAAGCCATCAGAATATTTTGATGGTTTGTTGCTGCATGAGAAAGAGTATATTGATACTTATCCTTTAAAGATTCTATTAGATCTAAAAAAGGTTGAGCAAAATCCTATGTATCATCCTGAAGGTAATGTATATAATCATACTATGGAAGTTGTTGATAGGGCTGCAGAGATAAAAGAATTAAGCAAAGATAAAAAAGTATTCATGTGGGCTGCTCTTCTACATGATGTTGGTAAAATAACTACAACAAAAATAAGAAAAGGTAGAATAATTTCATATGACCATGATAAGCATGGGGAAGAAATTGCAAGAAATTATTTGTTGACCTTTATGGAAGATGACTTGTTCGTTAATGAAGTTGTTAAATTGGTTAGATGGCATATGCAGCCATTATTTGTTTGTAAAGAACTGCCTTTTTCACAAGTTGGTAAGATGATTAATGAAACTTCAATAACTGAAGTAGCATTATTATCTTTATGTGACAGAACAGGAAGAGGCAGAATATCTAAAGATGAAAAAAATAAGCAGATGCTTTTTATTATAAAATTTTTAACTATATGTAGAAAAAAAGTTAACAATAAACAGGAAATAAATAGAATAGACGAAATTAAGAGTTACTTAATCAATGAAATTGATAGAAATAAAGATTAA
- the ylqF gene encoding ribosome biogenesis GTPase YlqF codes for MNIQWYPGHMTKAKRMMQENIKLVDVIIELIDARVPISSRNPDMDKIANNKPRIVVFNKIDLADRNKTEEFIKWYEDRGISVVLVNSKNGKGINQVINKAYELCKEKIERNKKRGLINKPIRAMVAGIPNVGKSTFINKLVGKASAKTGNRPGVTKGKQWIKLKKDMELLDTPGILWPKFEDQQVGINLALIGSIKDEILNIEELALILIEYLRNNYLERLLTRYKLSDTDNLESIQILENIAKNRNLIKAGNELDLNKAAIILMDEFRNGILGKITLETVGL; via the coding sequence ATGAATATACAATGGTACCCAGGACATATGACAAAAGCTAAACGTATGATGCAAGAGAATATTAAGCTTGTAGACGTCATAATTGAGTTGATTGATGCAAGAGTACCAATAAGCAGTAGAAATCCTGATATGGATAAAATAGCTAATAATAAGCCTAGAATAGTTGTATTCAATAAAATTGATTTAGCAGATAGAAATAAGACAGAAGAATTTATAAAGTGGTACGAAGATAGAGGTATAAGTGTTGTATTGGTTAATTCTAAAAATGGAAAAGGAATTAATCAAGTAATTAATAAGGCATATGAACTTTGTAAAGAAAAAATTGAAAGAAATAAAAAAAGAGGTTTAATAAATAAACCTATAAGAGCAATGGTAGCAGGTATACCTAATGTTGGTAAGTCTACGTTCATTAATAAATTGGTAGGAAAAGCAAGTGCGAAGACGGGAAATAGACCAGGAGTTACAAAAGGAAAACAATGGATTAAATTGAAAAAGGATATGGAACTTCTTGATACACCAGGAATTCTCTGGCCGAAATTTGAAGATCAGCAAGTAGGGATTAACTTGGCTCTGATTGGATCCATAAAAGATGAAATTCTTAATATTGAAGAATTAGCACTGATTCTAATAGAGTACTTGAGGAATAATTATTTGGAGAGGCTGCTTACTAGATATAAATTATCTGATACGGATAATCTGGAATCTATCCAAATATTAGAAAACATTGCAAAAAACAGAAATCTGATAAAAGCTGGTAATGAATTAGATTTGAATAAAGCAGCAATAATATTAATGGATGAATTCAGAAACGGAATACTTGGTAAAATTACTTTGGAAACAGTTGGATTATGA
- the lepB gene encoding signal peptidase I produces the protein MKNTTLGREILSWVLDIGIVLVAVLLITTFVFQKTNVIGQSMEPTLHNGDHVIIDKISYRFTKPKKYDIVVFPYKKNPSQNYIKRIIGLPGDEVNIIDGQVYINKEKLEEEFDIIDDGKLGNREFPFVVPEGEYFVMGDNRNNSSDSRYTDVGTISKKDIIGKAGLRIWPLKDFGFVK, from the coding sequence ATGAAGAACACAACTTTAGGAAGAGAAATATTAAGTTGGGTACTTGATATAGGAATTGTATTAGTTGCAGTATTACTTATAACAACGTTTGTATTTCAGAAAACAAATGTTATTGGACAATCTATGGAACCGACACTTCATAATGGCGACCATGTAATTATAGACAAAATAAGCTATAGATTTACAAAACCAAAGAAATATGATATTGTCGTTTTTCCTTATAAGAAGAATCCATCACAAAATTATATTAAGAGAATCATTGGACTACCTGGTGATGAGGTTAATATAATTGATGGACAAGTATATATTAATAAAGAAAAATTAGAAGAAGAGTTTGATATAATTGATGACGGTAAATTAGGTAACAGAGAATTTCCATTTGTTGTTCCAGAAGGCGAGTATTTTGTAATGGGTGATAATAGAAATAACAGTTCAGATAGTCGTTATACTGATGTTGGAACAATTAGCAAGAAAGATATAATCGGAAAAGCTGGACTAAGAATATGGCCACTTAAAGATTTTGGATTTGTTAAATAA
- the rplS gene encoding 50S ribosomal protein L19: MNDIIRKIEQEQLREKALTDFNVGDTIRVYAKVKEGNRERLQMFEGVVIKRQNGSNRETFTARRISYGVGVEKTWPLHSPIIDHIDVIRRGKVRRAKLNYLRDRIGKAAKVKELIR, encoded by the coding sequence ATGAACGATATAATACGTAAAATTGAACAAGAACAATTAAGAGAAAAAGCTTTAACAGATTTTAACGTTGGTGATACTATTAGAGTATATGCTAAAGTTAAAGAAGGAAACCGTGAAAGATTACAGATGTTTGAAGGCGTAGTTATCAAAAGACAAAACGGAAGTAATCGTGAAACATTTACAGCTAGAAGAATTTCTTATGGTGTAGGTGTTGAAAAAACTTGGCCATTACATTCACCAATTATCGATCATATCGATGTCATAAGACGTGGTAAAGTTAGAAGAGCTAAACTTAACTACTTAAGAGACAGAATTGGTAAAGCTGCTAAAGTTAAAGAGTTAATTAGATAA
- the trmD gene encoding tRNA (guanosine(37)-N1)-methyltransferase TrmD produces the protein MKFNIMTLFPDMIKQGLGSSIIGKAQEKNLIEIDTINIRDYAYNKHKQVDDYPYGGGAGMVMQPEPIYEAYKAVASKLNNKPRVIYLTPQGKTFNQEMAMELSKEEELIFLCGHYEGIDERVIDMIVTDEVSIGDYILTGGELAVMVMVDAISRLIPDVLSNGVSATTESFDDNLLEYPQYTRPAVFMDKKVPDILLSGHHKNIDQWRREQSLIRTYNKRPDLLEKAELSEKDKKILDKYCKS, from the coding sequence GTGAAATTTAACATAATGACTTTATTTCCAGACATGATTAAACAAGGACTTGGTTCAAGTATTATAGGTAAAGCTCAGGAAAAGAACTTGATTGAAATAGATACAATCAATATTAGGGATTATGCATACAACAAGCATAAACAAGTAGATGATTACCCTTATGGTGGCGGTGCTGGTATGGTTATGCAGCCAGAACCTATATATGAGGCATATAAGGCTGTTGCAAGCAAACTTAATAATAAACCTAGGGTCATATATCTAACTCCACAAGGAAAGACATTTAATCAAGAAATGGCTATGGAATTATCTAAGGAAGAAGAATTAATTTTTTTATGCGGACATTATGAAGGTATAGATGAAAGAGTAATTGATATGATAGTTACAGATGAAGTATCCATTGGAGATTATATATTAACTGGTGGAGAACTGGCTGTAATGGTCATGGTAGATGCCATATCAAGATTAATACCTGATGTTCTATCTAATGGAGTATCTGCTACGACAGAATCATTTGATGATAATTTATTAGAATATCCTCAATATACTAGACCAGCTGTTTTTATGGATAAGAAAGTTCCTGACATATTATTATCTGGACATCATAAAAATATTGACCAGTGGAGAAGAGAACAATCATTGATAAGAACATACAACAAGAGACCTGATCTATTAGAGAAAGCAGAACTATCAGAAAAGGATAAGAAAATTTTAGATAAATATTGCAAATCATGA
- the rimM gene encoding ribosome maturation factor RimM (Essential for efficient processing of 16S rRNA), translating to MDYFNIGKIVNTHGIRGEVKVIPLTDEPKRFELLEYVYIDNNRKIEKYTIDGIKYFKNMIIIKFEELKDMTSAEKLKQSIIKIPRELALPLEDDEYYVQDLIGIDVSTDAGKNLGTIKDIIFTGSNDVYVIETDDKKEILIPAIKQCIKQVDMNNKTMVVSLLEGLIDE from the coding sequence ATGGATTACTTTAATATTGGAAAAATAGTTAATACACATGGTATTAGGGGTGAAGTTAAGGTAATACCTTTGACTGATGAGCCTAAAAGATTTGAATTGCTGGAATATGTGTATATTGATAATAATAGAAAAATAGAAAAATATACTATTGATGGTATAAAGTATTTTAAGAATATGATTATTATAAAGTTTGAAGAATTGAAAGATATGACTAGTGCAGAGAAGTTGAAACAATCTATTATTAAAATACCAAGAGAATTAGCATTACCTTTAGAAGATGACGAATATTATGTACAAGACCTTATAGGCATAGATGTAAGTACTGATGCTGGTAAAAATCTAGGTACTATAAAAGATATTATATTTACTGGTAGCAATGATGTATATGTGATCGAGACTGATGATAAAAAAGAAATTTTGATACCTGCTATAAAACAATGCATAAAACAAGTAGATATGAATAATAAGACCATGGTGGTTTCATTACTGGAAGGATTGATTGATGAGTGA
- a CDS encoding KH domain-containing protein, which yields MKELVEVIAKALVDNPDDVKVNEIEGERSIILELKVAPDDMGKVIGKQGRIAKAIRTVVKAAATKEEKRVVVEILQ from the coding sequence ATGAAAGAATTAGTGGAAGTTATCGCTAAAGCATTAGTTGATAATCCAGATGATGTTAAAGTAAATGAAATTGAGGGAGAACGCTCAATTATATTAGAGTTAAAAGTTGCACCTGACGATATGGGAAAAGTAATTGGAAAACAAGGTAGAATCGCTAAGGCTATAAGAACTGTAGTTAAGGCTGCAGCAACAAAAGAAGAGAAAAGAGTTGTTGTAGAAATTCTACAATAA
- the rpsP gene encoding 30S ribosomal protein S16: MAVRMRLKRMGAKKAPFYRIVVADSRSPRDGKFIEQVGYYNPTKNPIDLKINEEVANKWLSNGAQPSDTVKRLLKQAGVVK; encoded by the coding sequence ATGGCAGTAAGAATGAGATTAAAAAGAATGGGTGCAAAAAAAGCTCCTTTTTATAGAATTGTAGTTGCTGATTCTAGATCACCAAGAGATGGTAAATTCATAGAGCAAGTTGGCTACTATAATCCAACAAAAAATCCTATTGATTTAAAGATAAATGAAGAAGTTGCTAACAAATGGTTAAGTAACGGAGCTCAGCCTTCTGATACAGTCAAAAGATTGTTAAAGCAAGCTGGAGTTGTAAAGTAA
- the ffh gene encoding signal recognition particle protein, whose amino-acid sequence MAFESLTDKFQNIFSTLKKKGKLSEQDVKLALREVKLALLEADVNFKVVKKFVKDIRERAVGHEVMESLTPGQQVIKIVNEELVKLMGEEKSDLTFSKESPTVYMMVGLQGAGKTTTTAKLAGSLKKSGKKPLLVACDVYRPAAIKQLQVVGGQIDVPVFTMGDKNKPVDIAKAAIESADKNGNNVVIIDTAGRLHIDEDMMGELIEIKENINPQEILLVVDAMTGQDAVNVAENFNEKIGIDGVILTKLDGDTRGGSALSVRAVTNKPIKFACIGEKLTDIEVFHPERMASRILGMGDVLTLIEKASEAIDAKKAAEMERKFRKAEFTFDDFLEQMQQVKKLGSIGDIMSMIPGMNKQMKDVEIDDKELSKVESMIYSMTLEERANPALINPSRKRRIANGSGNHIQDVNRFIKQFEQSKKMMKQFSGMMKGKGKKGLFNKFPFMG is encoded by the coding sequence ATGGCATTTGAAAGTTTGACAGATAAGTTTCAGAATATATTTTCTACCCTTAAGAAAAAAGGAAAACTTAGTGAACAAGATGTAAAACTGGCGTTAAGAGAAGTTAAACTAGCATTACTTGAAGCAGATGTTAACTTTAAAGTAGTTAAAAAATTTGTTAAAGATATAAGAGAAAGAGCTGTTGGACATGAGGTAATGGAAAGTCTGACACCAGGTCAACAGGTTATTAAGATTGTTAATGAGGAATTAGTTAAATTAATGGGTGAAGAAAAATCTGATTTAACTTTTTCAAAAGAGTCTCCAACAGTATACATGATGGTTGGTTTGCAAGGGGCAGGTAAGACAACCACTACTGCAAAACTTGCAGGTAGCCTTAAGAAAAGTGGTAAGAAGCCTCTATTAGTAGCTTGTGATGTATATAGACCAGCAGCTATCAAACAGTTACAGGTTGTAGGTGGGCAGATTGATGTACCAGTATTCACAATGGGTGATAAGAACAAACCAGTGGATATAGCTAAAGCAGCTATCGAATCAGCAGATAAGAATGGCAATAATGTAGTTATAATCGATACAGCCGGTAGACTTCACATAGATGAAGATATGATGGGTGAACTTATAGAAATAAAAGAAAACATAAATCCTCAAGAAATATTGTTGGTAGTTGATGCTATGACAGGACAAGATGCTGTAAACGTGGCAGAAAACTTCAATGAAAAAATAGGTATTGATGGTGTTATCTTAACTAAGCTAGATGGTGATACTAGAGGTGGTTCCGCACTTTCTGTAAGAGCAGTAACCAATAAGCCTATCAAATTTGCATGTATAGGAGAAAAACTTACAGATATTGAAGTATTCCATCCAGAAAGAATGGCATCCAGAATTCTTGGAATGGGTGATGTTCTAACACTTATTGAAAAAGCTTCTGAAGCTATTGATGCTAAAAAAGCTGCTGAAATGGAAAGAAAGTTTAGAAAAGCTGAATTTACTTTTGATGATTTTCTTGAGCAAATGCAGCAAGTAAAGAAATTAGGTTCCATTGGTGATATCATGTCAATGATTCCTGGCATGAATAAACAAATGAAAGATGTTGAAATAGATGATAAAGAGCTGTCAAAAGTAGAATCAATGATATATTCCATGACACTTGAAGAAAGAGCTAATCCAGCACTTATCAATCCTTCAAGAAAAAGAAGAATAGCTAATGGTTCAGGTAATCATATCCAAGATGTAAATAGGTTCATTAAACAATTTGAACAATCCAAGAAAATGATGAAACAGTTTAGTGGTATGATGAAAGGCAAAGGTAAAAAAGGATTATTTAATAAATTTCCTTTTATGGGCTAG
- the ylxM gene encoding YlxM family DNA-binding protein gives MSNIFKKTLLYDFYGELLTKHQKEIYELYHLNDFSLGEISEQLKISRQGVHDTLKRCEKQLENYENKLQLVDKFLINKQNVEKIYNYASEILDSFNEDKQSQEIVANRIVSIQETCNRILEDL, from the coding sequence TTGAGTAATATTTTTAAGAAAACATTACTATACGATTTCTACGGTGAACTATTAACAAAGCACCAGAAAGAAATATATGAATTATATCATTTGAATGATTTTTCTCTAGGAGAAATATCTGAACAGTTGAAGATTAGTAGACAAGGTGTTCATGATACATTGAAGAGATGTGAGAAACAGCTTGAAAATTATGAGAACAAATTACAATTGGTAGATAAATTTCTAATAAATAAGCAGAACGTAGAAAAGATTTATAATTATGCAAGTGAAATTTTAGATAGTTTTAATGAAGACAAACAAAGCCAAGAGATAGTGGCTAATAGAATAGTTAGTATACAGGAAACTTGCAATAGAATATTAGAAGATTTATAG
- the ftsY gene encoding signal recognition particle-docking protein FtsY: MPQEQEEGKKKRGFFGKLVKGLTKTRNNILGGVDQVLSSFTKIDEDFYEELEEALIVADLGVNTAMTIIEDLREKVKENKIKDTAGVRELLMEELKELMKNEENLYEFTEKKSVVLVIGVNGVGKTTTIGKLANQYKQKGKKVILAAADTFRAAAIDQLAEWSNRAGVELISQQENSDPGAVVFDAVQAAKAREADLLICDTAGRLHNKKNLMEELRKIFKIINREYPEAHKEVLLVLDSTTGQNALQQAKQFKDIADITGIVLTKLDGTAKGGIAVAIQTELNIPVKYIGVGEGIDDMQQFNSEDFVSALFEE; the protein is encoded by the coding sequence ATTCCACAAGAACAAGAAGAAGGTAAGAAAAAAAGAGGATTCTTTGGTAAATTAGTTAAAGGACTTACTAAAACAAGAAATAATATACTTGGTGGAGTAGATCAAGTACTAAGTTCATTTACAAAAATAGATGAAGATTTTTATGAGGAACTTGAAGAGGCACTGATAGTTGCTGATTTAGGTGTTAATACAGCTATGACAATTATTGAAGACCTAAGAGAAAAGGTGAAAGAAAACAAAATCAAGGACACAGCTGGTGTTAGAGAGTTATTGATGGAAGAGTTAAAAGAACTTATGAAAAATGAAGAAAATCTCTATGAATTTACAGAGAAAAAATCAGTAGTTCTTGTAATTGGTGTTAATGGTGTAGGTAAGACTACTACTATTGGTAAATTAGCTAATCAATATAAGCAAAAAGGGAAAAAAGTAATTCTTGCTGCCGCTGATACTTTTAGAGCAGCTGCTATAGACCAATTAGCTGAATGGTCCAACAGAGCAGGAGTAGAACTTATATCTCAACAAGAGAATTCAGATCCTGGAGCAGTTGTGTTCGATGCTGTACAAGCTGCTAAAGCAAGGGAAGCTGATCTATTAATATGTGATACAGCAGGAAGACTTCACAATAAGAAGAATTTGATGGAAGAGTTAAGAAAGATATTTAAGATCATTAATAGAGAATATCCAGAAGCACATAAGGAGGTTCTATTAGTCCTTGATAGTACTACAGGTCAAAATGCATTACAACAGGCTAAGCAATTCAAAGACATAGCGGATATCACAGGTATTGTACTTACTAAGCTTGATGGTACAGCAAAAGGTGGTATCGCAGTTGCAATTCAAACAGAGCTTAATATTCCAGTTAAATATATTGGTGTTGGTGAAGGAATAGATGATATGCAGCAGTTCAATTCAGAAGATTTTGTTAGTGCTTTATTTGAAGAATAG